From uncultured Desulfobacter sp.:
GTGGTTCAGTTAAGGAAAAATCCATGCCGTAACCCACCTGACTGAACTCAAGACCGGCTTCGGCATTCAGGTTCTTGCCCAAAAATTCCTTATCCCCGATACCGGCTTCCATATACAAATGCCGGGAGGTATCATATCCGACGGCCAATTCCACATAATAGGGTCTTTTTTCGGATATCTCCACAATCAGATCGGCCTCGGGCTGCCGGTTTTTAAGGCCTGCAATTCTGACTCTGACGGTATCCACGGCATTAAGGTCCTGAATGTTCCTGCGGGAGTCCACAATCTTAAGCATGGAAAACGGGTCTCCCGGGGCGATCTCCATCTCATCTTCAAGCTCTTTTTGTTTTATTCGCAGTCCCCCGACATAAAAAATCTTGCCCACCACCACCTTAGGCCCCTGGTCCACATGATAGGTAATCCGGATCCGGGTTTTGTCCCTGGAAAATTTGGAGTCCGCTTTTACCTGGACATGGGGATAGCCTTTTTCCGATACGGCTTGCTGCAGTGCTGAAATATCATCATCGAGAAGGGCACTGTCATACCAGTTCCCCTTTTTTATGGCCATGACATCACGGGCTTCGTCCAAAGAAATGACTGAAAGACCCTGGACATCTACCTGTTCGATCTTTGTTCTGGGCCCTTCCTTTATAATAATCTCAACGGCAACCTGTTTTTCGCTCTTATCCGGTGCATCACTGATCTTAACCTTTTTATTCACCTTAGTTTTTGTAAACCCTTTGGTAAAATACAATGCCTTAACCGCTTTAAGATCATCTTTCAGTTCAGTTTTGCTGAAAGCGCCCTTTTCCCGGGTTAGAATGTTTTTTTTAAGTTCCTTTAAAGGCAACGTATCTGCACCATTTATTTTAAGTTCAGACACTGTGTACTTTAACCCTTCGTCGATAACGATATTGACCTGCCGCACACCCGGACGTTGGGAGTCCTTTTTTTCGTCTTTAACTTTTGCATCTCGAAAACCTTTCGTCTCATACCGTTTCCTGATATTTCGCATGCTTTTTTTCAGAGCAAAATCGTTTTTGTTCCCTTTTTCTTCGAGCAAAAGTTCTTTTTTCAAAGACCATTTGTAAAAGGCATCATTGCCCTGAATATCAATTTTGTACAACTGACCTTCATCAATTGTAAAAATAACATCTACGGCATCACTGCCTTTAACCGGCAACGTTTTTGCTGTCACCTGAACATCTGCATATCCTTTTTCCCGGTAAAATTGCGTGACTTTCTTAATATCATCCTTCATTATTTTGTCTGTAAACCGGTTGCCATGCCACGGCAAAAGGGATTTGCGCCAGGCGCTGGTTACAAACTTAAGACGAGGCTGGCCGATATTATCATTGCCTTCAAATTTAACCTTGCGGATATTGTGAAAAGGGCCCTTGTCAATATCCACCTCAATATCGTAACTATTGCCCTGTTTCACAGCAGAGATATTAACCTTTGGCGCATAATACCCCCGGCGCTTGAAAAGTTTTTCCACCCGCTGGGCCTGGTCGGCAATTTTCTTTTCTTGATAAACGCCTCCAACCTTTATGGTCATTGCGTTCAGCACTTCCTGCTCAAATAAGGGGAATGCGTTTTTAATTTGAATATCCTGTATCCTGAAAAACGGGGTCAATTCAAAGGTGAGCACCACACCTTTTTCTGTTTTTTCAGGATCCGGTACATTAATGAATTCAAAAAGCTGGGACTCTGTTAATGCCTTGACAGCAATATCCATGGCTTTGATGGAATAATCATCCCCAACATTTATGGGGATAAAGCTTGAGGCAATGGACTGCCAGAATGCCTGTTTTTCAGAAGGACCCTTAACTATGATATTGATATCTGTCACCTTGCCGGCATCTGCCGCAGATACAGACGCAACAGCTCCCAGATAAACACAGGCCGCAAAAACAAAAAAATAAAATCGAATCATCATCTAAACTCCAGCCTGTATTTAAGTTCACCACCCAACTTGCCGCTGGTGTCCTGAAAACTGCTTAACAGCAGGTGTTCCAAAATTTTGTAATAGGTAGTAACCTTCTGCACGGTCTCTCCGTCATTAATGTCTATGCCGTAGGAGACACTCAGCTGGCGGGAAAGATCTGCGCCTAAACCGACATATACACTGGTTTCGTTACCTTCATGATTCATGATGAAGCTGACTTCGCTTAATCCCGTTGTCGCCTTAATTTTTTCACTTAAAGAATC
This genomic window contains:
- the bamA gene encoding outer membrane protein assembly factor BamA; the encoded protein is MMIRFYFFVFAACVYLGAVASVSAADAGKVTDINIIVKGPSEKQAFWQSIASSFIPINVGDDYSIKAMDIAVKALTESQLFEFINVPDPEKTEKGVVLTFELTPFFRIQDIQIKNAFPLFEQEVLNAMTIKVGGVYQEKKIADQAQRVEKLFKRRGYYAPKVNISAVKQGNSYDIEVDIDKGPFHNIRKVKFEGNDNIGQPRLKFVTSAWRKSLLPWHGNRFTDKIMKDDIKKVTQFYREKGYADVQVTAKTLPVKGSDAVDVIFTIDEGQLYKIDIQGNDAFYKWSLKKELLLEEKGNKNDFALKKSMRNIRKRYETKGFRDAKVKDEKKDSQRPGVRQVNIVIDEGLKYTVSELKINGADTLPLKELKKNILTREKGAFSKTELKDDLKAVKALYFTKGFTKTKVNKKVKISDAPDKSEKQVAVEIIIKEGPRTKIEQVDVQGLSVISLDEARDVMAIKKGNWYDSALLDDDISALQQAVSEKGYPHVQVKADSKFSRDKTRIRITYHVDQGPKVVVGKIFYVGGLRIKQKELEDEMEIAPGDPFSMLKIVDSRRNIQDLNAVDTVRVRIAGLKNRQPEADLIVEISEKRPYYVELAVGYDTSRHLYMEAGIGDKEFLGKNLNAEAGLEFSQVGYGMDFSLTEPRFFSTRFTSTTKVYTKENEAFNKDYGIRTYGLSQTFLRNFKDKKINLSLGGGYEYRDRYLRVDRELDDDEEDDYGVRHIGQMNTGITWRTTDSLVRPRKGVFASTTFDVFKGPDSSLDDFYKYGLELRYYFPVTSDLVIAMRGRYGYMDTYGGNTNISDDQLYYLGGASTVRGFDENMLQYDDDDNAVGGRSMMLASVEARYDLSLNYEFALFFDTGALTQIQEPGISESFRSSAGIGLRRQTPVGPISLLYGWKLNPRADESKGCFYFSMGYTF